From Flavipsychrobacter sp., a single genomic window includes:
- a CDS encoding 2-thiouracil desulfurase family protein, which yields MTDRDYLKKLRIPTPEDPLRVMLSACLLGITCGYDGSANGEYPSALKLLDYKTIKITKFCPEDFSFGTPREMCDIHGGTGMDVLEGKAKVLTETGVDWTEGMIKASERMLEIAKQEDIELVVMMDISAACGSQVIYDGNRFAAEKKYQIGMGVAAAQLMRGGIKIISQRDYASLEILYNKLDSAHTINTELIDHHEIEWYKEYFNK from the coding sequence ATGACAGATAGAGACTATCTAAAGAAACTTAGAATACCAACTCCTGAAGATCCATTAAGAGTAATGTTAAGTGCTTGCCTGTTAGGCATTACTTGTGGGTATGATGGTAGTGCCAATGGAGAGTATCCGTCGGCACTAAAGCTGCTCGACTACAAAACGATAAAAATTACAAAATTTTGTCCTGAAGATTTTTCTTTTGGTACACCAAGAGAAATGTGTGATATACATGGTGGTACAGGTATGGATGTGTTGGAAGGGAAGGCCAAAGTGTTAACAGAAACTGGGGTAGACTGGACAGAAGGCATGATCAAGGCATCGGAAAGAATGCTGGAAATAGCCAAGCAAGAAGATATAGAGTTGGTCGTAATGATGGATATAAGTGCGGCCTGTGGTAGCCAGGTAATATATGATGGCAATCGTTTTGCGGCAGAGAAAAAATATCAAATAGGTATGGGTGTGGCTGCAGCACAGCTAATGAGAGGAGGTATTAAAATTATCAGTCAAAGAGATTATGCATCTTTAGAGATATTATACAATAAGCTTGACAGTGCACACACAATTAATACAGAGCTTATAGACCATCATGAAATAGAATGGTATAAAGAGTACTTCAATAAATAA